A genomic segment from Aspergillus puulaauensis MK2 DNA, chromosome 1, nearly complete sequence encodes:
- a CDS encoding CaiB/BaiF CoA transferase family protein (COG:I;~EggNog:ENOG410PUUA;~InterPro:IPR023606,IPR003673;~PFAM:PF02515;~go_function: GO:0008410 - CoA-transferase activity [Evidence IEA]): MFARLSIPNPRCLSQRAIAGGVRCFSLSATRRSNANNQGPLAGITVVSLEQAIAAPFCTRQLADMGARVIKVERPGVGDFARNYDTRVNGLASHFVWTNRSKESLALDVKKPKDHEVLMRLLGKADVLVQNLAPGASARLGLSFQALKETHPSLIVCDISGYGQDGPYRDKKAYDLLVQSEAGMLSVTGTGKEPAKVGISIADIASGMYAYSNIIAAILQRSKSGRGSHIDISMLESMVEWMGFPMYYAFNGAPGPVPAGASHASIYPYGPFETGDGSVMLGIQNEREWANFCTIVLSQPELATDARFCNNSLRDKNRDALKDIICKSFADITSEEATRRLDKASIANANVNDMQGVWDHAQLRARGRWTEVQTPEGIVPALLPPGFSPEQEGFRARMDAVPKVGEHNESILAELGISK, translated from the coding sequence ATGTTCGCCAGGTTATCAATACCAAACCCCCGCTGCCTCTCGCAGCGAGCAATAGCAGGAGGCGTACGATGCTTCTCACTATCCGCCACACGCAGGTCCAATGCCAATAACCAAGGTCCTCTAGCTGGAATCACAGTCGTCAGTTTAGAACAAGCGATCGCAGCCCCATTTTGCACAAGGCAACTGGCAGACATGGGAGCGCGGGTGATCAAAGTGGAACGACCGGGAGTTGGCGACTTTGCCCGGAACTACGACACACGGGTGAACGGGCTAGCATCGCATTTCGTCTGGACGAATCGGTCGAAAGAGAGTCTTGCGCTGGACGtgaagaagcccaaggaccACGAGGTCTTGATGCGCCTGCTCGGCAAGGCAGATGTGCTTGTGCAGAACCTCGCACCGGGTGCGAGTGCCCGGCTGGGCCTTTCATTTCAGGCCTTGAAGGAAACCCACCCATCACTGATCGTCTGTGACATCTCCGGCTATGGACAGGATGGTCCGTACCGAGACAAGAAGGCGTATGACCTCCTTGTCCAAAGCGAAGCCGGCATGCTCTCTGTTACCGGCACAGGCAAAGAGCCAGCGAAAGTCGGGATATCCATTGCGGACATTGCATCTGGCATGTACGCCTACAGCAACATTATAGCGGCTATCCTGCAGCGCTCGAAAAGCGGACGTGGGAGCCATATCGACATCTCAATGCTGGAGAGCATGGTCGAGTGGATGGGATTCCCGATGTACTACGCTTTCAACGGCGCCCCAGGCCCTGTGCCCGCCGGTGCGTCCCACGCCTCGATCTACCCATACGGTCCCTTCGAGACGGGCGACGGATCGGTGATGCTAGGCATTCAGAATGAGCGTGAATGGGCCAACTTCTGCACTATTGTTCTCTCGCAGCCTGAGCTTGCTACAGACGCGCGCTTCTGCAACAACTCGCTGCGTGACAAGAACCGCGACGCGCTGAAGGATATCATCTGCAAGTCCTTTGCCGATATTACGTCGGAGGAAGCCACTCGCCGGCTCGATAAGGCTTCTATCGCGAACGCCAACGTGAATGATATGCAGGGAGTTTGGGACCATGCACAGCTCCGCGCACGAGGCCGGTGGACAGAGGTGCAGACGCCTGAAGGTATTGTaccggctcttcttccccctgGGTTCAGTCCCGAGCAAGAAGGGTTCCGTGCGCGAATGGATGCAGTGCCGAAAGTGGGTGAGCATAACGAGTCGATTTTGGCGGAGTTGGGCATTTCAAAGTAG
- a CDS encoding putative cell cycle control protein (Cwf23) (COG:O;~EggNog:ENOG410QE0U;~InterPro:IPR001623,IPR036869,IPR012677,IPR018253;~PFAM:PF00226) → MSTDDLKSHATSGTHDFYALLDISPAVASTEIRRAYRRTALKYHPDKITNPTQEDIDKFHLLQIANDVLSDPTVRQLYDNAREARERKKREHDMMDAAKRKMKDDLEARERAGAAGGVGAQRGVKRAWGAMGDDDTEEKLAREIERIAEDGRRRRREAEEKLRKEVEEDEKRLREEEEEKQRVKDRSSKRVDRSNEGGKNVPEQERAVKVRWVREGRGLDIDKDRLTVLFAPFGAIESVLVLKDRRQRLGDKKEKKTVATGVIVFASIVSAHTAVLDSEKFMHESLSRTASDWNVIDSVFWATGEQPELAGRNTGPASPQSQGQAAPSPKEQSAPASAPKPTFSFAGLKAAGSGGQSGKAPSFGSFASAAGGSKPAPPAESANGVKTPSLEEVTLMRLKNAQREKERKAMEEQLRKEDEAADAAEDAATRG, encoded by the coding sequence ATGTCCACCGACGACCTAAAATCCCATGCCACCTCTGGCACCCACGACTTCTAcgccctcctcgacatctCACCCGCAGTGGCCTCGACCGAAATCCGACGCGCATATCGACGCACAGCCCTCAAATACCATCCGGATAAGATTACCAACCCGACGCAGGAAGACATCGACAagttccacctcctccaaatCGCAAATGATGTTCTTTCCGACCCGACGGTGCGTCAGCTGTATGATAATGCACGGGAGGCGCGGGAGCGCAAGAAGCGCGAGCATGATATGATGGACGCGGCGAaaaggaagatgaaagatgatttagaggcgagggagagagctggggctgctggagGTGTGGGTGCGCAACGCGGGGTGAAGAGGGCTTGGGGCGCTATGGGTGATGACGACACGGAGGAAAAGCTGGCACGGGAGATTGAGAGGATTGCGGAggatgggaggaggaggcgtagggaggcggaggagaagttgaggaaggaggttgaggaggacgagaagaggCTGcgtgaggaggaagaggagaagcagcgGGTTAAAGATCGGAGTTCGAAGCGGGTTGATCGATCAAATGAGGGCGGGAAGAATGTCCCTGAGCAGGAGCGCGCGGTGAAGGTGCGCTGGGTTAGGGAGGGACGGGGCTTGGATATCGACAAGGACCGCCTGACGGTGTTGTTTGCGCCATTTGGTGCAATCGAGAGTGTTCTTGTCCTGAAGGACAGAAGGCAACGGCTTGGGGataagaaggagaagaagaccgtTGCGACGGGGGTGATTGTCTTCGCTTCCATTGTTAGTGCGCATACTGCCGTGCTGGATAGCGAGAAATTCATGCACGAGAGCCTCTCCCGGACGGCCAGCGACTGGAACGTGATCGACTCTGTCTTTTGGGCCACGGGAGAGCAACCAGAGCTAGCAGGACGAAACACGGGCCCTGCATCTCCGCAAAGCCAGGGACAAGCCGCTCCTTCACCGAAGGAGCAGAGTGCACCAGCCTCAGCTCCCAAACCCACTTTCAGTTTCGCTGGGCTCAAGGCTGCAGGATCTGGCGGGCAGTCAGGGAAAGCGCCTTCTTTCGGTTCTTTCGCATCAGCAGCTGGTGGTTCCAAACCAGCGCCCCCTGCTGAGTCGGCGAATGGCGTGAAGACGCCCAGTTTGGAAGAAGTCACGCTGATGCGGTTGAAGAATGCGCAACGTGAAAAGGAGCGAAAAGCGATGGAAGAGCAACtgaggaaagaagacgaagctgCTGATGCCGCTGAGGATGCAGCCACGAGAGGCTAA
- the CAF17 gene encoding YgfZ/GcvT domain-containing protein (BUSCO:EOG092620V3;~COG:E;~EggNog:ENOG410PKK6;~InterPro:IPR017703,IPR027266;~go_function: GO:0005515 - protein binding [Evidence IEA]): MMRRTTLPQSICTRCSIQWRSLSTQQPRAPPSPPQAGYARLTNRGLISITGVDSTTFLQGLVTQNMFIANDPNRRVRHTGTYAAFLNSHGRILNDAFVYPLPPTEAASPDEPAWLVEVDKDAVPKLLKHLKKHKLRAKLKLRALDEGERTVWASWKDHSEPRWAAYNLESPTSSPFPSEASIVGCVDTRAPGFGSRLIIPGAEDLRAHFPDETQVAGSEVGLDGYTVRRILHGVAEGQAEVVGESALPLEYNMDMMKGVDFRKGCYVGQELTIRTHHRGVVRKRVLPVQLYEGDISTDLSSDVPVYDPSVELSLPPSGSNISKIGPRKGRSAGKFLGGIGNIGLALCRLEMMTDIALTGEATQFSPDQEFKISWDGSETPDAPESGEVKIKPIVPSWTRDFIEAGGAKANDTNREGHRAKDYVDQLEEEGAQR; the protein is encoded by the coding sequence ATGATGCGCCGCACGACACTCCCGCAGTCAATATGCACCCGTTGCTCAATCCAATGGCGATCGCTTTCCACTCAGCAACCCCGAGCTCCGCCATCTCCCCCGCAAGCCGGATATGCTCGCCTCACGAACAGAGGGTTAATCTCCATCACGGGCGTCGATAGTACGACGTTTCTACAGGGTCTAGTCACACAGAATATGTTCATTGCGAATGATCCAAACCGCAGGGTACGACACACAGGAACATACGCTGCCTTTCTCAACTCTCACGGCCGAATTCTAAACGACGCTTTTGTTTACCCGCTGCCCCCGACGGAGGCAGCTTCACCGGATGAACCGGCATGGCTGGTGGAAGTGGATAAGGACGCTGTACCGAAGCTCTTGAAGCACCTGAAGAAACATAAGCTGCGGGCCAAGTTAAAACTGCGCGCTCTGGATGAGGGCGAGCGAACGGTCTGGGCGTCTTGGAAGGATCATAGTGAGCCGCGCTGGGCGGCGTATAATCTGGAGTCACCTACGTCCTCACCGTTTCCATCAGAGGCCTCGATTGTTGGATGTGTGGATACTCGGGCACCTGGGTTCGGATCCCGTTTAATCATCCCCGGTGCGGAGGACCTGCGAGCGCACTTCCCTGATGAGACGCAGGTTGCGGGCTCGGAGGTCGGTTTAGATGGGTATACCGTCCGTCGGATTCTTCATGGTGTTGCGGAAGGCCAGGCCGAAGTTGTGGGCGAGTCGGCGCTGCCACTGGAGTACAATATGGATATGATGAAGGGCGTTGATTTCCGCAAGGGCTGCTATGTCGGTCAAGAACTCACAATCCGGACACACCATAGAGGTGTTGTGCGGAAGCGAGTTCTACCCGTCCAGCTGTACGAAGGTGATATAAGCACTGATTTATCTTCGGATGTGCCCGTTTATGATCCCTCCGTCGAGctttctctgcctccttcaGGATCGAATATCTCCAAGATCGGACCGCGTAAGGGCCGCAGTGCAGGGAAGTTCTTAGGAGGTATTGGCAATATCGGACTTGCGCTGTGTCGCTTGGAGATGATGACTGATATCGCACTTACTGGCGAGGCCACTCAATTCAGCCCTGACCAGGAGTTTAAGATTTCCTGGGATGGTTCGGAAACACCAGATGCCCCGGAAAGCGGAGAGGTGAAGATTAAGCCGATTGTGCCATCATGGACGAGGGATTTTATCGAGGCTGGCGGTGCTAAAGCCAACGACACTAATCGCGAAGGCCACCGCGCGAAAGATTATGTAGACCaattggaggaagaaggggctCAACGATGA
- the DCP2 gene encoding decapping enzyme complex catalytic subunit DCP2 (COG:A;~EggNog:ENOG410PJA5;~InterPro:IPR007722,IPR036189,IPR020084,IPR000086, IPR015797,IPR044099;~PFAM:PF05026,PF00293;~antiSMASH:Cluster_1.15;~go_function: GO:0003723 - RNA binding [Evidence IEA];~go_function: GO:0016787 - hydrolase activity [Evidence IEA];~go_function: GO:0030145 - manganese ion binding [Evidence IEA];~go_function: GO:0050072 - m7G(5')pppN diphosphatase activity [Evidence IEA];~go_process: GO:0000184 - nuclear-transcribed mRNA catabolic process, nonsense-mediated decay [Evidence IEA];~go_process: GO:0000290 - deadenylation-dependent decapping of nuclear-transcribed mRNA [Evidence IEA]) → MTETKMQLEDWLDDLCVRFIINLPREELESVERICFQVEEAQWFYEDFIRPLDPGLPSLSLKAFALRIFQHCPLMASWSKYHHMTAFSEFLAYKTRVPVRGAIMLNQEMDEVVLVKGWKKGANWSFPRGKINKDEKDLDCAIREVYEETGYDIREAGLVPGDENVKFIEITMREQHMRLYVFRGVLHDAYFEPRTRKEISKIEWWKLSDLPTLKKSKQYDQGQAAANANKFYMVAPFLHPLKKWIAQQKKLDPKTHLDAGQALNDGEFSMDEGLQATNVGHLPNKVPLEAAVPSDLPEVASSQDASAHLKRLLNINASLPAPAPVQELFNADQSSSKSHALLELLRSGSSGNPLSQPHMDRPGPHPPSGFFPGFPQQYVGPMGDVPRFPPPYRDPSQVPFSSANQHPPHIPPAFSAAPPSGILAGYPGAFDPSQRRPAPQRPPLPPGFHPIPGQGPAPAPYQRTGDPQFSHSAQPPQIYGAAIPPASNLPPPKLTSHSLALLNVFRDEKKQPPQTATANLGAQPEAPQKNERKASHHQDQLLSLLKGSPGPATSRPAELSAHPASPGRKQILQRPNAGSSTNQQATKGAWTSATVSGPLNTPQFEAIPKSSTRKKNDSRRQGSRDRQTQPLASPITILPRPQSAKREQTPSPRQMPPAQTSRPRPVKAKSPEPAKTFQPQILRRSDKAAMEEDILPIRTKDREEPQATAGLSGSPHVPIPQPDTYRRPSQTPAQREALLSLFSKSAPSPKGPPAEQLNLQTSVSKHSTTPSVVSPLTPHHHPAGNGVPSDQGSSIDRVASPANKAFLLGFLEGVAKGSK, encoded by the exons ATGACAGAAACAAAAATGCAGCTGGAGGATT GGCTAGATGACTTGTGCGTCCGCTTTATTATAAACCTGCCTCGTGAAGAATTGGAATCAGTTGAGCGTATATGTTTCCAAGTCGAGGAGGCACAATGGTTCTACGAAGATTTCATCCGGCCGTTGGATCCGGGCCTTCCTTCGCTATCGCTGAAGGCTTTTGCTCTGCGGATTTTCCAGCATTGCCCGCTCATGGCCAGCTGGTCCAAATACCATCACATGACCGCATTTTCTGAGTTTCTTGCCTACAAGACTCGAGTTCCTGTTCGTGGTGCCATTATGTTAAACCAAGAAATGGATGAAGTCGTCCTGGTCAAGGGTTGGAAGAAGGGTGCGAATTGGAGTTTTCCCCGAGGAAAAATCAATAAAGACGAGAAGGATCTTGATTGTGCCATTCGTGAAGTATACGAGGAAACTGGCTACGACATTCGGGAAGCAGGACTGGTCCCTGGCGATGAGAACGTTAAGTTTATTGAGATCACCATGCGTGAACAGCACATGAGGCTATATGTTTTCCGCGGCGTGCTGCATGACGCTTACTTTGAGCCCCGGACAAGGAAGGAGATCAGTAAGATCGAATGGTGGAAGTTGTCGGATCTGCCGActttgaagaagagcaagcaaTACGATCAAGGGCAGGCAGCTGCCAATGCGAACAAATTCTACATGGTTGCGCCTTTCCTACATCCGCTCAAGAAATGGATTgcgcagcagaagaagctcgatCCTAAAACGCATCTGGATGCAGGCCAAGCTCTTAATGATGGCGAGTTCTCAATGGACGAAGGTCTCCAGGCCACCAATGTCGGTCACCTGCCGAACAAAGTGCCTCTGGAAGCAGCCGTTCCTAGTGACTTGCCTGAAGTGGCATCATCTCAAGATGCATCTGCGCACCTTAAGCGcctcctcaacatcaacgcTAGTCTTCCTgcgccagcgccagtccAAGAATTATTCAATGCCGATCAGAGTTCGTCCAAGTCGCATGCTCTTCTGGAATTACTGCGGAGCGGTTCTTCAGGTAATCCTCTCTCCCAACCGCACATGGATCGACCTGGACCACACCCGCCGTCGGGATTCTTTCCCGGTTTTCCTCAGCAGTATGTCGGGCCCATGGGAGATGTGCCTCGTTTTCCACCGCCATACCGTGATCCTTCTCAGGTCCCGTTCTCCTCGGCAAATCAACATCCACCGCATATTCCGCCAGCGTTCTCAGCAGCTCCCCCATCAGGTATCCTCGCTGGCTACCCAGGCGCGTTCGATCCATCTCAACGCCGTCCCGCTCCGCAAAGGCCACCGCTACCACCAGGATTCCATCCTATCCCTGGGCAGGgtcctgctccagctccgtaCCAGCGGACGGGAGATCCTCAATTCTCGCATTCAGCGCAACCTCCACAGATTTACGGCGCAGCCATACCACCTGCTAGCAATCTACCTCCGCCGAAGCTTACAAGTCATTCTTTGGCGTTATTGAACGTATTTAGagacgagaagaaacagcCCCCGCAAACCGCTACTGCGAACTTGGGAGCGCAACCTGAGGCGCCACAGAAGAATGAGCGCAAAGCTTCCCACCATCAGGATCAGCTGCTTAGCTTGTTGAAGGGATCTCCAGGGCCAGCTACTTCGCGACCCGCTGAGCTATCAGCGCATCCTGCATCCCCGGGTAGGAAACAGATCCTCCAGCGTCCGAACGCGGGTTCAAGCACTAACCAACAAGCAACCAAAGGCGCTTGGACATCCGCCACGGTATCCGGGCCACTCAATACGCCACAATTTGAGGCAATCCCTAAGTCATCGACTAGGAAGAAGAATGACTCGAGGCGTCAAGGTAGCCGAGACCGGCAGACGCAGCCTCTGGCTTCACCCATTACCATCTTGCCCAGGCCACAAAGTGCCAAGAGGGAGCAAACTCCTAGCCCAAGACAGATGCCTCCTGCTCAGACCTCTCGTCCTCGGCCTGTGAAGGCAAAGTCTCCGGAGCCAGCGAAGACGTTCCAGCCGCAGATACTGCGTCGCTCTGATAAAGCGGCTATGGAGGAGGACATACTACCCATCCGGACTAAGGATAGGGAAGAGCCCCAGGCTACCGCCGGTCTTTCTGGGTCTCCTCATGTTCCTATTCCACAACCAGATACTTACCGACGGCCAAGCCAAACGCCCGCCCAAAGAGAGGCCCTGCTCTCCCTCTTCAGCAAATCTGCTCCTTCCCCGAAAGGCCCACCTGCAGAGCAGCTGAACTTGCAGACCTCTGTCTCCAAACATTCTACTACACCCTCTGTTGTGAGCCCTCTGACACCACATCACCACCCAGCTGGCAATGGAGTGCCCAGTGACCAGGGATCCAGCATTGACCGAGTTGCGTCCCCTGCCAACAAAGCATTTTTACTTGGATTTTTGGAAGGGGTCGCTAAAGGAAGTAAATAA
- the HTS1 gene encoding histidine--tRNA ligase (COG:J;~EggNog:ENOG410PHWW;~InterPro:IPR036621,IPR006195,IPR004154,IPR015807, IPR004516,IPR041715,IPR033656;~PFAM:PF03129,PF13393;~antiSMASH:Cluster_1.15;~go_component: GO:0005737 - cytoplasm [Evidence IEA];~go_function: GO:0004821 - histidine-tRNA ligase activity [Evidence IEA];~go_function: GO:0005524 - ATP binding [Evidence IEA];~go_process: GO:0006427 - histidyl-tRNA aminoacylation [Evidence IEA]) translates to MATKEGKSNKLSFQLKTPKGTRDWIGVDMILRESIFSAISEVFKRHGGTQLDTPVFELKEILAGKYGEDSRLIYDLADQGGEDSALRYDLTVPLARWLAMNSSVQHIKRYQIAKVYRRDQPAVAKGRMREFYQCDFDIAGSYDAMIPDAEILRIVVEVFEALGMQDYITIKLNHRKILDGLFGACGVPEDKIRSISSAVDKLDKLPWDQVKLEMEEKGLASEVADKVGEYVKLSGGREILDAIKADELLSANENVKKGAEDMELLFKYLEAFDVLDKVSFDLSLARGLDYYTGLIYEVVTPLSSPEGFAKSQKKSSKSNGDDPNVGVGSIAAGGRYDDLVNMFSKKRQIPCVGISFGVDRIFTIMKQRLEQDAKEGNSTVRASESDVFVMAFGGKGFSGMLVERMSVANQLWKAGIKTEFAQSVKPRLPQQFKLAEAGGIPLAVILGEDELAVGKVKLKELGLPEGHPEKDGYLVSRENLVEEVQKKLNKTTLPIR, encoded by the exons ATGGCAACGAAGGAGGGGAAGTCAAATAAGTTGAGCTTCCAGCTCAAGACGCCCAAGGGCACGAGGGATT GGATTGGTGTTGATATGATCCTACG TGAATCGATCTTCAGCGCCATCAGCGAAGTGTTCAAACGCCACGGCGGTACCCAACTCGATACCCCGGTTTTCGAACTCAAGGAGATCCTGGCGGGCAAGTATGGCGAGGACTCTCGTCTGATTTATGATCTTGCCGACCAAGGTGGAGAGGACAGTGCGCTTAGATATGATTTGACGGTGCCGCTTGCGCGGTGGCTTGCAATGAACTCTTCGGTTCAGCACATTAAACGATATCAGATTGCCAAGGTGTATCGACGAGATCAACCG GCAGTTGCAAAGGGGCGGATGCGCGAGTTCTACCAGTGTGACTTCGATATCGCCGGTTCTTACGACGCTATGATTCCCGATGCCGAGATCCTGAGAATAGTGGTGGAGGTCTTTGAAGCGCTTGGGATGCAGGATTATATCACGATTAAGCTCAACCACCGGAAGATCCTGGACGGATTATTTGGGGCCTGTGGGGTTCCCGAAGATAAAATTCGTTCGATAAGCTCGGCAGTTGACAAACTTGACAAG CTTCCATGGGACCAAGTCAAACttgagatggaagagaaaggaCTGGCATCTGAAGTTGCGGATAAGGTTGGAGAATACGTGAAGTTGAGCGGTGGCCGTGAAATTTTggacgccatcaaggccgACGAGCTTCTTTCCGCAAATGAGAATGTTAAGAAGGGCGCCGAGGATATGGAGCTTCTATTCAAGTATCTCGAGGCTTTCGACGTACTAGACAAGGTCTCTTTTGATCTTTCCCTTGCCCGAGGCTTGGATTACTACACTGGTCTGATTTACGAGGTTGTTACACCTCTTTCCTCCCCAGAAGGATTCGCCAAGTCCCAGAAGAAGTCCTCTAAGTCAAACGGCGATGATCCTAACGTCGGTGTGGGCAGTATTGCTGCAGGTGGACGCTACGATGACCTGGTCAACATGTTCAGCAAGAAGCGTCAGATCCCTTGTGTCGGCATCTCATTTGGTGTTGACCGAATTTTTACAATCATGAAGCAACGACTTGAGCAGGATGCCAAGGAAGGAAATTCTACTGTTCGCGCCAGCGAATCCGACGTCTTCGTCATGGCTTTCGGTGGAAAAGGTTTTAGTGGCATGCTCGTCGAGCGCATGTCTGTTGCCAATCAGCTGTGGAAGGCAGGCATCAAGACCGAATTTGCCCAATCAGTCAAGCCTAGGCTACCGCAGCAATTTAAGCTGGCTGAGGCAGGCGGCATCCCACTTGCTGTAATTCTCGGAGAGGACGAATTAGCAGTTGGCAAGGTCAAGCTAAAGGAGCTTGGTTTGCCAGAAGGTCACCCAGAAAAGGACGGTTATTTGGTCTCGAGGGAGAACCTAGTCGAAGAGGTtcagaagaagctgaacaagACCACGCTGCCGATTCGCTAA
- a CDS encoding uncharacterized protein (COG:S;~EggNog:ENOG410Q2H5;~antiSMASH:Cluster_1.15) has translation MATQAIHNASRAFWSEVDALRGEQQAAQTTEQRVPQSYKKEPIAGVQGKGTVNDPYDAGNRDEQPEAPISKENTAPVTEPLSSITPGTGTGAGASSGTGTGTFQDKYRRGSDKATLVTSGIGPTNPTTEHPAPVSGMEHASALGAKSTQRDEDLTGSRSITDEPQPTIATSKPSASTSAGTAAAASTTGSTAAGGSSEQRSQPSTSQSATQDQKTPGDSSTTGASTSQSGAQGTEGTRGSTTTGTSVSQAQTQGKEGAGESSTTGTSASQGGNQGAGAQSADDVAAMAKKKGVSEETLRGPKVSAPRESYEKQKKFSTAGLKEGESTSKPEGKSTESGQKASDTKNASNGKDSGVHHHKSVKEKITGMLHHH, from the exons ATGGCTACTCAAGCTATTCACAATGCATCCAGGGCCTTCTGGAGCGAGGTTGATGCTCTCCGAGGCGAGCAGCAGGCAGCTCAGACTACAGAACAGCGCGTTCCGCAGTCGTATAAAAAGGAGCCCATAGCTGGCGTCCAGGGCAAAGGAACCGTAAACGACCCATATGACGCAGGCAACCGAGATG AACAACCGGAAGCCCCCATATCCAAAGAAAATACCGCTCCCGTTACAGAGCCTCTTTCCTCCATTACTCCCGGCACCGGcactggcgctggcgctaGTAGcggcactggcactggcacctTCCAGGACAAGTACCGGAGAGGCAGTGACAAGGCAACACTCGTAACCTCGGGCATTGGCCCTACAAACCCTACCACCGAACACCCTGCCCCTGTTTCAGGCATGGAGCATGCCTCTGCCCTTGGTGCAAAGAGCACTCAGAGAGATGAGGATCTGACCGGGTCTCGCTCTATCACTGATGAGCCTCAACCTACTATAGCTACCTCTAAACCCTCAGCCTCAACCTCTGCTGGGAcggccgccgccgcatcTACAACTGGGTCGACTGCTGCTGGAGGTTCATCCGAACAACGAAGCCAGCCTTCAACCTCACAATCCGCAACCCAGGACCAGAAAACCCCCGGTGACTCCAGTACTACTGGTGCTTCAACCTCACAGTCCGGGGCTCAGGGCACGGAAGGTACTCGCGGGTCTACCACTACTGGTACCTCAGTCTCACAGGCTCAGACCCAGGGCAAGGAAGGTGCCGGCGAGTCTAGCACTACTGGAACATCAGCGTCACAAGGCGGCAATCAAGGCGCCGGCGCCCAGAGTGCTGACGATGTTGCCGCTATGGCGAAAAAGAAGGGTGTCAGCGAGGAGACGCTCAGGGGCCCTAAAGTTTCCGCACCCCGGGAATCGTAcgaaaagcagaagaagttCAGTACTGCAGGATTGAAAGAGGGCGAATCGACATCCAAGCCTG AAGGGAAGTCTACTGAAAGCGGCCAGAAGGCCAGTGATACCAAGAATGCCAGTAATGGGAAGGACAGCGGTGTGCACCACCATAAGAGTGTGAAGGAGAAAATCACCGGCATGCTGCATCACCACTAA